One region of Ptiloglossa arizonensis isolate GNS036 chromosome 8, iyPtiAriz1_principal, whole genome shotgun sequence genomic DNA includes:
- the Liprin-alpha gene encoding PTPRF interacting protein alpha isoform X3 → MWNMMCDVMPTIAEDSISQRSSQFSGEDVNFEQLMVSMIDDRDKLMESFRESQDRLQEMEIRLQEVEKERDSLNRQLNAHIPQEFSQLTKELRAAREGIQEREEEILELKAERSNTRLLLEHLECLVARHERSLRMTVIKRQATAQSGVSSEVEVLRALKSLFEHHKALDEKVRERLRIALERNTSLEEELAITKEELQQYKLSGHAPKAIENRPKENGQTEDGQQQNKNETEQAAVQQEQQQQQQQQQPQSIQKLGTEGSTEIGSRLSNGTLDPADQDSAARVIDLQATLDKQSSELSTWQRRVAELSGRVTELEETLSKAQKDLLKTQETNVKLQRDLRENVAQKEDQEERIATLEKRYLNAQRESSGLHDLNEKLEQELQHKKAQLKLQEEKIAAIQEKLELAEQKLAQYAKLPEMEEQLKQRMEALTQQAQERHGSAEDRIQRLETQLEEKNAEVMRVNQRLKMNEEHNTRLSTTVDKLLSESNERLQVHLKERMHALEEKNALTQELEKTRKLAEDLQSEKTEIVKELGKARLEIDNVKRQMLQQEITFNIQQTDALTRSLSPNAVDPGSFSRSASHSSFDTHSLPRRSAKRSAIEEDTSKNYVARTLAEQEWEKLQQAHVLANVQQAFDVSSDAEGDGDNESLFSCAADVISPTGHTDAQTLALMLQEQLDAINNEIRLIQEEKQSTEARAEELESRVGSLEHMNLLTRGRSLERPSPPLSGRSTPKSHHSPNRDYLHKYHTAPASMSPAHLHQYAASLASPGQLSESLPASQLQLSGEELHSVSERDSTGGAGSGGSDAASPLTSRSITLERVVQALAQSQEELRRRTGQTGFPSSGFPAHRHGQHNNSALNSGTPPSPLSSRHSSQDSLHKNNLSGVGLPIGQLSSSHLHIQTTMSPATAAAVAAAQKKKGQGKIKSSLGRLFSKKEKIKGKDTPMPGDIPGMGGASTPADPDYGDSVAVAGTMGSKSDFDRRKKKSPSMFGSMLDSSRHELLAEAMKAGTPFALWNGPTVVAWLELWVGMPTWYVAACRANVKSGAIMSALSDTEIQREIGISNPLHRLKLRLAIQEMVSLTSPSAPKTSRTTLAFGDMNHEWIGNVWLPSLGLPQYRSTFMECLVDARMLDHLTKKDLRGQLRMVDSFHRTSLQYGISCLKRLNYDRQQLEERRRMAEGANVDVLVWSNDRVIRWVQSIGLKEYGNHLLESGVHGALIALDENFDANSFALTLQIPTQNTQTRQLLEMEFANLLTVGTERRLDESNSMKS, encoded by the exons GAATTCTCTCAATTAACGAAGGAGCTCAGAGCGGCACGAGAGGGTATCCAAGAAAGGGAGGAGGaaatattggaactgaaagcGGAACGGAGTAATACTCGT CTTCTGCTGGAACATCTGGAATGCCTGGTCGCGCGACACGAACGATCGCTCCGGATGACTGTGATAAAGAGGCAAGCAACTGCGCAATCTGGAGTATCGTCCGAAGTTGAAGTGCTTAGAGCTCTGAAAAGTCTGTTCGAGCACCACAAGGCTTTAGACGAGAAA GTTCGGGAACGATTACGCATTGCACTGGAAAGAAACACAAGCCTGGAGGAAGAGCTAGCCATTACCAAAGAGGAG CTTCAGCAATACAAATTGAGTGGACACGCGCCGAAAGCTATAGAAAACAGGCCCAAGGAGAACGGACAGACGGAGGATGGCCAGCAACAGAATAAG AATGAGACTGAGCAGGCAGCAGTCCAACaagagcagcagcagcagcagcagcaacagcaaccgcAGTCGATACAAAAACTAGGTACCGAGGGCTCGACAGAAATTGGGAGTAGGCTGAGCAATGGCACTCTCGATCCAGCGGACCAGGATTCAGCGGCGCGAGTAATAGATTTGCAAGCCACTCTTGACAAACAG AGCTCAGAGTTGAGCACATGGCAGCGACGAGTAGCAGAATTAAGTGGACGAGTAACGGAGTTGGAAGAAACGTTATCTAAGGCGCAAAAAGACCTTTTGAAGACGCAAGAAACAAATGTCAAGCTACAAAGAGATCTGCGCGAGAATGTTGCCCAAAAAGAGGACCAAGAAGAGAGGATAGCGACTCTCGAAAAACGATATCTCAATGCTCAACGGGAATCCTCCGGTTTGCATGATCTCAATGAAAAATTGGAACAGGAGCTGCAACATAAGAAGGCTCAATTAAAG CTCCAAGAAGAAAAAATAGCAGCTATACAGGAGAAACTGGAATTAGCCGAACAGAAATTAGCTCAGTATGCTAAGTTACCAGAAATGGAAGAGCAATTGAAGCAGAGGATGGAGGCACTGACGCAG caGGCTCAAGAAAGGCACGGCAGCGCCGAGGATAGGATACAAAGATTAGAAACGCAACTCGAAGAAAAGAATGCAGAAGTGATGCGCGTCAATCAGCGACTTAAGATGAATGAAGAACATAATACACGGCTTAGTACAACAGTTGATAAACTTCTGTCTG AATCTAATGAAAGATTACAAGTGCATTTGAAAGAAAGAATGCACGCATTGGAAGAAAAAAATGCGCTTACGCAGGAGCTTGAGAAAACAAGAAAACTCGCTGAAGATCTCCAGAGTGAAAAGACCGAAATAGTTAAAGAATTAGGAAAAGCCCGACTTGAAATCGATAACGTGAAAAGGCAGATGCTTCAACaagaaattacatttaatattcAACAAACAGACGCTTTGACTAGAAGTTTATCTCCCAATGCAGTGGATCCAGGCTCCTTCTCTAGGAGTGCGAGTCATAGTAGCTTTGACACGCATTCTCTGCCAAGAAGATCAGCTAAACGATCTGCGATTGAAGAGGACACGTCAAAG aattatgTAGCGCGCACTTTAGCAGAACAGGAATGGGAAAAGTTACAGCAGGCACATGTTCTTGCCAATGTGCAGCAAGCGTTTGATGTCTCTAGCGACGCTGAAGGTGATGGGGATAATGAAAGTCTTTTCAGTTGTGCTGCTGATGTAATTAGTCCAACAGGACACACGGATGCTCAAACTTTAGCACTAATGTTACAAGAACAATTAGATGCAATTAACAATGAAATTAGGTTGATTcag GAAGAAAAACAGAGTACTGAGGCACGCGCGGAAGAATTAGAATCCCGCGTTGGTAGTCTTGAACACATGAATTTGTTAACGAGAGGACGAAGTCTTGAACGACCATCACCACCGTTAAGTGGACGATCTACGCCAAAATCACATCATAGTCCTAACAGGGATTACTTACATAAATATCATACT GCTCCAGCGTCTATGTCTCCAGCACATCTTCACCAATATGCTGCTTCTTTAGCTAGTCCAGGTCAACTTTCAGAATCTCTTCCTGCAAGCCAG TTGCAGTTATCAGGCGAAGAATTACATTCAGTGAGTGAAAGAGATAGCACTGGTGGTGCAGGAAGTGGTGGCAGTGATGCGGCTTCACCGTTGACCTCTCGATCGATCACGCTGGAACGCGTAGTACAGGCACTTGCTCAAAGCCAAGAGGAGCTCAGAAG ACGCACTGGACAAACCGGATTTCCCAGCAGTGGTTTTCCTGCTCACAG GCATGGGCAACATAACAACAGCGCACTCAATTCTGGGACTCCCCCTTCCCCATTGTCCTCACGCCACAGCAGCCAGGACAGTTTGCACAAGAACAACTTGTCTGGTGTTGGATTGCCAATTGGCCAGCTATCTAGCTCACATTTGCATATCCAAACAACCATGAgtccagcaacagcagcagctgTGGCTGCAGCCCAAAAGAAGAAAGGGCAAGGAAAGATTAAGAGCAGTCTTGGTAGACTCTTCAGTAAGAAAGAAAAG AtaaagggaaaagatacaccaaTGCCTGGAGATATACCAGGTATGGGAGGAGCAAGTACACCTGCAGACCCTGATTATGGAGATAGTGTTGCTGTAGCTGGAACTATGGGCAGCAAGAGTGACTTTGATCGTCGGAAAAAGAAAAG TCCCAGTATGTTTGGTAGTATGCTGGACTCCTCTCGACATGAACTTTTGGCGGAGGCAATGAAAGCAGGAACACCCTTTGCTTTATGGAATGGGCCAACTGTGGTAGCTTGGCTTGAACTCTGGGTAGGCATGCCGACGTGGTATGTTGCAGCTTGTCGGGCAAATGTCAAAAGTGGTGCCATAATGAGTGCTCTTAGTGATACCGAAATTCAACGTGAAATTGGTATAAG TAATCCTTTACATCGATTGAAACTAAGATTAGCTATCCAAGAAATGGTGTCACTCACAAGTCCATCAGCACCAAAAACCTCTCGCACAACCTTAGCATTCGGAGATATGAACCATGAATGGATAGGTAATGTTTGGCTCCCAAGTCTGGGATTACCACAGTATCGATCTACTTTCATGGAGTGCCTTGTTGATGCTAGAATGTTGGATCACCTCACTAAGAAAGACCTCCGAGGTCAACTTAGAATGGTTGATAGTTTTCACAG AACAAGTTTACAGTATGGCATTTCTTGTTTGAAGCGATTAAATTACGATAGGCAACAGTTAGAAGAAAGAAGGCGAATGGCAGAAGGTGCCAATGTTGATGTTCTTGTGTGGAGTAATGATCGCGTTATAAGATGGGTGCAATCTATCGGCttgaaa GAATATGGGAATCACCTTCTGGAATCTGGTGTTCATGGAGCTCTTATAGCCCTTGATGAAAATTTCGATGCGAATAGCTTTGCCCTAACGTTACAAATTCCAACACAAAATACACAa ACTCGACAACTGTTAGAGATGGAATTTGCAAATTTACTAACGGTAGGAACAGAAAGGCGACTTGACGAATCGAATAGTATGAAATCCTGA
- the Liprin-alpha gene encoding PTPRF interacting protein alpha isoform X11, with product MWNMMCDVMPTIAEDSISQRSSQFSGEDVNFEQLMVSMIDDRDKLMESFRESQDRLQEMEIRLQEVEKERDSLNRQLNAHIPQEFSQLTKELRAAREGIQEREEEILELKAERSNTRLLLEHLECLVARHERSLRMTVIKRQATAQSGVSSEVEVLRALKSLFEHHKALDEKVRERLRIALERNTSLEEELAITKEELQQYKLSGHAPKAIENRPKENGQTEDGQQQNKNETEQAAVQQEQQQQQQQQQPQSIQKLGTEGSTEIGSRLSNGTLDPADQDSAARVIDLQATLDKQSSELSTWQRRVAELSGRVTELEETLSKAQKDLLKTQETNVKLQRDLRENVAQKEDQEERIATLEKRYLNAQRESSGLHDLNEKLEQELQHKKAQLKLQEEKIAAIQEKLELAEQKLAQYAKLPEMEEQLKQRMEALTQVRRPNQQAQERHGSAEDRIQRLETQLEEKNAEVMRVNQRLKMNEEHNTRLSTTVDKLLSESNERLQVHLKERMHALEEKNALTQELEKTRKLAEDLQSEKTEIVKELGKARLEIDNVKRQMLQQEITFNIQQTDALTRSLSPNAVDPGSFSRSASHSSFDTHSLPRRSAKRSAIEEDTSKNYVARTLAEQEWEKLQQAHVLANVQQAFDVSSDAEGDGDNESLFSCAADVISPTGHTDAQTLALMLQEQLDAINNEIRLIQEEKQSTEARAEELESRVGSLEHMNLLTRGRSLERPSPPLSGRSTPKSHHSPNRDYLHKYHTAPASMSPAHLHQYAASLASPGQLSESLPASQLQLSGEELHSVSERDSTGGAGSGGSDAASPLTSRSITLERVVQALAQSQEELRSQDSLHKNNLSGVGLPIGQLSSSHLHIQTTMSPATAAAVAAAQKKKGQGKIKSSLGRLFSKKEKIKGKDTPMPGDIPGMGGASTPADPDYGDSVAVAGTMGSKSDFDRRKKKSPSMFGSMLDSSRHELLAEAMKAGTPFALWNGPTVVAWLELWVGMPTWYVAACRANVKSGAIMSALSDTEIQREIGISNPLHRLKLRLAIQEMVSLTSPSAPKTSRTTLAFGDMNHEWIGNVWLPSLGLPQYRSTFMECLVDARMLDHLTKKDLRGQLRMVDSFHRTSLQYGISCLKRLNYDRQQLEERRRMAEGANVDVLVWSNDRVIRWVQSIGLKEYGNHLLESGVHGALIALDENFDANSFALTLQIPTQNTQTRQLLEMEFANLLTVGTERRLDESNSMKS from the exons GAATTCTCTCAATTAACGAAGGAGCTCAGAGCGGCACGAGAGGGTATCCAAGAAAGGGAGGAGGaaatattggaactgaaagcGGAACGGAGTAATACTCGT CTTCTGCTGGAACATCTGGAATGCCTGGTCGCGCGACACGAACGATCGCTCCGGATGACTGTGATAAAGAGGCAAGCAACTGCGCAATCTGGAGTATCGTCCGAAGTTGAAGTGCTTAGAGCTCTGAAAAGTCTGTTCGAGCACCACAAGGCTTTAGACGAGAAA GTTCGGGAACGATTACGCATTGCACTGGAAAGAAACACAAGCCTGGAGGAAGAGCTAGCCATTACCAAAGAGGAG CTTCAGCAATACAAATTGAGTGGACACGCGCCGAAAGCTATAGAAAACAGGCCCAAGGAGAACGGACAGACGGAGGATGGCCAGCAACAGAATAAG AATGAGACTGAGCAGGCAGCAGTCCAACaagagcagcagcagcagcagcagcaacagcaaccgcAGTCGATACAAAAACTAGGTACCGAGGGCTCGACAGAAATTGGGAGTAGGCTGAGCAATGGCACTCTCGATCCAGCGGACCAGGATTCAGCGGCGCGAGTAATAGATTTGCAAGCCACTCTTGACAAACAG AGCTCAGAGTTGAGCACATGGCAGCGACGAGTAGCAGAATTAAGTGGACGAGTAACGGAGTTGGAAGAAACGTTATCTAAGGCGCAAAAAGACCTTTTGAAGACGCAAGAAACAAATGTCAAGCTACAAAGAGATCTGCGCGAGAATGTTGCCCAAAAAGAGGACCAAGAAGAGAGGATAGCGACTCTCGAAAAACGATATCTCAATGCTCAACGGGAATCCTCCGGTTTGCATGATCTCAATGAAAAATTGGAACAGGAGCTGCAACATAAGAAGGCTCAATTAAAG CTCCAAGAAGAAAAAATAGCAGCTATACAGGAGAAACTGGAATTAGCCGAACAGAAATTAGCTCAGTATGCTAAGTTACCAGAAATGGAAGAGCAATTGAAGCAGAGGATGGAGGCACTGACGCAGGTGAGGAGGCCCAACCAG caGGCTCAAGAAAGGCACGGCAGCGCCGAGGATAGGATACAAAGATTAGAAACGCAACTCGAAGAAAAGAATGCAGAAGTGATGCGCGTCAATCAGCGACTTAAGATGAATGAAGAACATAATACACGGCTTAGTACAACAGTTGATAAACTTCTGTCTG AATCTAATGAAAGATTACAAGTGCATTTGAAAGAAAGAATGCACGCATTGGAAGAAAAAAATGCGCTTACGCAGGAGCTTGAGAAAACAAGAAAACTCGCTGAAGATCTCCAGAGTGAAAAGACCGAAATAGTTAAAGAATTAGGAAAAGCCCGACTTGAAATCGATAACGTGAAAAGGCAGATGCTTCAACaagaaattacatttaatattcAACAAACAGACGCTTTGACTAGAAGTTTATCTCCCAATGCAGTGGATCCAGGCTCCTTCTCTAGGAGTGCGAGTCATAGTAGCTTTGACACGCATTCTCTGCCAAGAAGATCAGCTAAACGATCTGCGATTGAAGAGGACACGTCAAAG aattatgTAGCGCGCACTTTAGCAGAACAGGAATGGGAAAAGTTACAGCAGGCACATGTTCTTGCCAATGTGCAGCAAGCGTTTGATGTCTCTAGCGACGCTGAAGGTGATGGGGATAATGAAAGTCTTTTCAGTTGTGCTGCTGATGTAATTAGTCCAACAGGACACACGGATGCTCAAACTTTAGCACTAATGTTACAAGAACAATTAGATGCAATTAACAATGAAATTAGGTTGATTcag GAAGAAAAACAGAGTACTGAGGCACGCGCGGAAGAATTAGAATCCCGCGTTGGTAGTCTTGAACACATGAATTTGTTAACGAGAGGACGAAGTCTTGAACGACCATCACCACCGTTAAGTGGACGATCTACGCCAAAATCACATCATAGTCCTAACAGGGATTACTTACATAAATATCATACT GCTCCAGCGTCTATGTCTCCAGCACATCTTCACCAATATGCTGCTTCTTTAGCTAGTCCAGGTCAACTTTCAGAATCTCTTCCTGCAAGCCAG TTGCAGTTATCAGGCGAAGAATTACATTCAGTGAGTGAAAGAGATAGCACTGGTGGTGCAGGAAGTGGTGGCAGTGATGCGGCTTCACCGTTGACCTCTCGATCGATCACGCTGGAACGCGTAGTACAGGCACTTGCTCAAAGCCAAGAGGAGCTCAGAAG CCAGGACAGTTTGCACAAGAACAACTTGTCTGGTGTTGGATTGCCAATTGGCCAGCTATCTAGCTCACATTTGCATATCCAAACAACCATGAgtccagcaacagcagcagctgTGGCTGCAGCCCAAAAGAAGAAAGGGCAAGGAAAGATTAAGAGCAGTCTTGGTAGACTCTTCAGTAAGAAAGAAAAG AtaaagggaaaagatacaccaaTGCCTGGAGATATACCAGGTATGGGAGGAGCAAGTACACCTGCAGACCCTGATTATGGAGATAGTGTTGCTGTAGCTGGAACTATGGGCAGCAAGAGTGACTTTGATCGTCGGAAAAAGAAAAG TCCCAGTATGTTTGGTAGTATGCTGGACTCCTCTCGACATGAACTTTTGGCGGAGGCAATGAAAGCAGGAACACCCTTTGCTTTATGGAATGGGCCAACTGTGGTAGCTTGGCTTGAACTCTGGGTAGGCATGCCGACGTGGTATGTTGCAGCTTGTCGGGCAAATGTCAAAAGTGGTGCCATAATGAGTGCTCTTAGTGATACCGAAATTCAACGTGAAATTGGTATAAG TAATCCTTTACATCGATTGAAACTAAGATTAGCTATCCAAGAAATGGTGTCACTCACAAGTCCATCAGCACCAAAAACCTCTCGCACAACCTTAGCATTCGGAGATATGAACCATGAATGGATAGGTAATGTTTGGCTCCCAAGTCTGGGATTACCACAGTATCGATCTACTTTCATGGAGTGCCTTGTTGATGCTAGAATGTTGGATCACCTCACTAAGAAAGACCTCCGAGGTCAACTTAGAATGGTTGATAGTTTTCACAG AACAAGTTTACAGTATGGCATTTCTTGTTTGAAGCGATTAAATTACGATAGGCAACAGTTAGAAGAAAGAAGGCGAATGGCAGAAGGTGCCAATGTTGATGTTCTTGTGTGGAGTAATGATCGCGTTATAAGATGGGTGCAATCTATCGGCttgaaa GAATATGGGAATCACCTTCTGGAATCTGGTGTTCATGGAGCTCTTATAGCCCTTGATGAAAATTTCGATGCGAATAGCTTTGCCCTAACGTTACAAATTCCAACACAAAATACACAa ACTCGACAACTGTTAGAGATGGAATTTGCAAATTTACTAACGGTAGGAACAGAAAGGCGACTTGACGAATCGAATAGTATGAAATCCTGA
- the Liprin-alpha gene encoding PTPRF interacting protein alpha isoform X9: MWNMMCDVMPTIAEDSISQRSSQFSGEDVNFEQLMVSMIDDRDKLMESFRESQDRLQEMEIRLQEVEKERDSLNRQLNAHIPQEFSQLTKELRAAREGIQEREEEILELKAERSNTRLLLEHLECLVARHERSLRMTVIKRQATAQSGVSSEVEVLRALKSLFEHHKALDEKVRERLRIALERNTSLEEELAITKEELQQYKLSGHAPKAIENRPKENGQTEDGQQQNKNETEQAAVQQEQQQQQQQQQPQSIQKLGTEGSTEIGSRLSNGTLDPADQDSAARVIDLQATLDKQSSELSTWQRRVAELSGRVTELEETLSKAQKDLLKTQETNVKLQRDLRENVAQKEDQEERIATLEKRYLNAQRESSGLHDLNEKLEQELQHKKAQLKLQEEKIAAIQEKLELAEQKLAQYAKLPEMEEQLKQRMEALTQVRRPNQQAQERHGSAEDRIQRLETQLEEKNAEVMRVNQRLKMNEEHNTRLSTTVDKLLSESNERLQVHLKERMHALEEKNALTQELEKTRKLAEDLQSEKTEIVKELGKARLEIDNVKRQMLQQEITFNIQQTDALTRSLSPNAVDPGSFSRSASHSSFDTHSLPRRSAKRSAIEEDTSKNYVARTLAEQEWEKLQQAHVLANVQQAFDVSSDAEGDGDNESLFSCAADVISPTGHTDAQTLALMLQEQLDAINNEIRLIQEEKQSTEARAEELESRVGSLEHMNLLTRGRSLERPSPPLSGRSTPKSHHSPNRDYLHKYHTAPASMSPAHLHQYAASLASPGQLSESLPASQLQLSGEELHSVSERDSTGGAGSGGSDAASPLTSRSITLERVVQALAQSQEELRRRTGQTGFPSSGFPAHSQDSLHKNNLSGVGLPIGQLSSSHLHIQTTMSPATAAAVAAAQKKKGQGKIKSSLGRLFSKKEKIKGKDTPMPGDIPGMGGASTPADPDYGDSVAVAGTMGSKSDFDRRKKKSPSMFGSMLDSSRHELLAEAMKAGTPFALWNGPTVVAWLELWVGMPTWYVAACRANVKSGAIMSALSDTEIQREIGISNPLHRLKLRLAIQEMVSLTSPSAPKTSRTTLAFGDMNHEWIGNVWLPSLGLPQYRSTFMECLVDARMLDHLTKKDLRGQLRMVDSFHRTSLQYGISCLKRLNYDRQQLEERRRMAEGANVDVLVWSNDRVIRWVQSIGLKEYGNHLLESGVHGALIALDENFDANSFALTLQIPTQNTQTRQLLEMEFANLLTVGTERRLDESNSMKS; encoded by the exons GAATTCTCTCAATTAACGAAGGAGCTCAGAGCGGCACGAGAGGGTATCCAAGAAAGGGAGGAGGaaatattggaactgaaagcGGAACGGAGTAATACTCGT CTTCTGCTGGAACATCTGGAATGCCTGGTCGCGCGACACGAACGATCGCTCCGGATGACTGTGATAAAGAGGCAAGCAACTGCGCAATCTGGAGTATCGTCCGAAGTTGAAGTGCTTAGAGCTCTGAAAAGTCTGTTCGAGCACCACAAGGCTTTAGACGAGAAA GTTCGGGAACGATTACGCATTGCACTGGAAAGAAACACAAGCCTGGAGGAAGAGCTAGCCATTACCAAAGAGGAG CTTCAGCAATACAAATTGAGTGGACACGCGCCGAAAGCTATAGAAAACAGGCCCAAGGAGAACGGACAGACGGAGGATGGCCAGCAACAGAATAAG AATGAGACTGAGCAGGCAGCAGTCCAACaagagcagcagcagcagcagcagcaacagcaaccgcAGTCGATACAAAAACTAGGTACCGAGGGCTCGACAGAAATTGGGAGTAGGCTGAGCAATGGCACTCTCGATCCAGCGGACCAGGATTCAGCGGCGCGAGTAATAGATTTGCAAGCCACTCTTGACAAACAG AGCTCAGAGTTGAGCACATGGCAGCGACGAGTAGCAGAATTAAGTGGACGAGTAACGGAGTTGGAAGAAACGTTATCTAAGGCGCAAAAAGACCTTTTGAAGACGCAAGAAACAAATGTCAAGCTACAAAGAGATCTGCGCGAGAATGTTGCCCAAAAAGAGGACCAAGAAGAGAGGATAGCGACTCTCGAAAAACGATATCTCAATGCTCAACGGGAATCCTCCGGTTTGCATGATCTCAATGAAAAATTGGAACAGGAGCTGCAACATAAGAAGGCTCAATTAAAG CTCCAAGAAGAAAAAATAGCAGCTATACAGGAGAAACTGGAATTAGCCGAACAGAAATTAGCTCAGTATGCTAAGTTACCAGAAATGGAAGAGCAATTGAAGCAGAGGATGGAGGCACTGACGCAGGTGAGGAGGCCCAACCAG caGGCTCAAGAAAGGCACGGCAGCGCCGAGGATAGGATACAAAGATTAGAAACGCAACTCGAAGAAAAGAATGCAGAAGTGATGCGCGTCAATCAGCGACTTAAGATGAATGAAGAACATAATACACGGCTTAGTACAACAGTTGATAAACTTCTGTCTG AATCTAATGAAAGATTACAAGTGCATTTGAAAGAAAGAATGCACGCATTGGAAGAAAAAAATGCGCTTACGCAGGAGCTTGAGAAAACAAGAAAACTCGCTGAAGATCTCCAGAGTGAAAAGACCGAAATAGTTAAAGAATTAGGAAAAGCCCGACTTGAAATCGATAACGTGAAAAGGCAGATGCTTCAACaagaaattacatttaatattcAACAAACAGACGCTTTGACTAGAAGTTTATCTCCCAATGCAGTGGATCCAGGCTCCTTCTCTAGGAGTGCGAGTCATAGTAGCTTTGACACGCATTCTCTGCCAAGAAGATCAGCTAAACGATCTGCGATTGAAGAGGACACGTCAAAG aattatgTAGCGCGCACTTTAGCAGAACAGGAATGGGAAAAGTTACAGCAGGCACATGTTCTTGCCAATGTGCAGCAAGCGTTTGATGTCTCTAGCGACGCTGAAGGTGATGGGGATAATGAAAGTCTTTTCAGTTGTGCTGCTGATGTAATTAGTCCAACAGGACACACGGATGCTCAAACTTTAGCACTAATGTTACAAGAACAATTAGATGCAATTAACAATGAAATTAGGTTGATTcag GAAGAAAAACAGAGTACTGAGGCACGCGCGGAAGAATTAGAATCCCGCGTTGGTAGTCTTGAACACATGAATTTGTTAACGAGAGGACGAAGTCTTGAACGACCATCACCACCGTTAAGTGGACGATCTACGCCAAAATCACATCATAGTCCTAACAGGGATTACTTACATAAATATCATACT GCTCCAGCGTCTATGTCTCCAGCACATCTTCACCAATATGCTGCTTCTTTAGCTAGTCCAGGTCAACTTTCAGAATCTCTTCCTGCAAGCCAG TTGCAGTTATCAGGCGAAGAATTACATTCAGTGAGTGAAAGAGATAGCACTGGTGGTGCAGGAAGTGGTGGCAGTGATGCGGCTTCACCGTTGACCTCTCGATCGATCACGCTGGAACGCGTAGTACAGGCACTTGCTCAAAGCCAAGAGGAGCTCAGAAG ACGCACTGGACAAACCGGATTTCCCAGCAGTGGTTTTCCTGCTCACAG CCAGGACAGTTTGCACAAGAACAACTTGTCTGGTGTTGGATTGCCAATTGGCCAGCTATCTAGCTCACATTTGCATATCCAAACAACCATGAgtccagcaacagcagcagctgTGGCTGCAGCCCAAAAGAAGAAAGGGCAAGGAAAGATTAAGAGCAGTCTTGGTAGACTCTTCAGTAAGAAAGAAAAG AtaaagggaaaagatacaccaaTGCCTGGAGATATACCAGGTATGGGAGGAGCAAGTACACCTGCAGACCCTGATTATGGAGATAGTGTTGCTGTAGCTGGAACTATGGGCAGCAAGAGTGACTTTGATCGTCGGAAAAAGAAAAG TCCCAGTATGTTTGGTAGTATGCTGGACTCCTCTCGACATGAACTTTTGGCGGAGGCAATGAAAGCAGGAACACCCTTTGCTTTATGGAATGGGCCAACTGTGGTAGCTTGGCTTGAACTCTGGGTAGGCATGCCGACGTGGTATGTTGCAGCTTGTCGGGCAAATGTCAAAAGTGGTGCCATAATGAGTGCTCTTAGTGATACCGAAATTCAACGTGAAATTGGTATAAG TAATCCTTTACATCGATTGAAACTAAGATTAGCTATCCAAGAAATGGTGTCACTCACAAGTCCATCAGCACCAAAAACCTCTCGCACAACCTTAGCATTCGGAGATATGAACCATGAATGGATAGGTAATGTTTGGCTCCCAAGTCTGGGATTACCACAGTATCGATCTACTTTCATGGAGTGCCTTGTTGATGCTAGAATGTTGGATCACCTCACTAAGAAAGACCTCCGAGGTCAACTTAGAATGGTTGATAGTTTTCACAG AACAAGTTTACAGTATGGCATTTCTTGTTTGAAGCGATTAAATTACGATAGGCAACAGTTAGAAGAAAGAAGGCGAATGGCAGAAGGTGCCAATGTTGATGTTCTTGTGTGGAGTAATGATCGCGTTATAAGATGGGTGCAATCTATCGGCttgaaa GAATATGGGAATCACCTTCTGGAATCTGGTGTTCATGGAGCTCTTATAGCCCTTGATGAAAATTTCGATGCGAATAGCTTTGCCCTAACGTTACAAATTCCAACACAAAATACACAa ACTCGACAACTGTTAGAGATGGAATTTGCAAATTTACTAACGGTAGGAACAGAAAGGCGACTTGACGAATCGAATAGTATGAAATCCTGA